The sequence AACTGGTGGTCATTCACGTCACACTGGCGAGGATCGCGGTGGCGCAGGGACGGGAAACCGAAGCACGGGACGAGATGAAGCAGGCGCTTCGTCTCGACCCGTATCTGGTCCTCGATCCGCTGACCTCGCCCAAGGTGCTCGCGGCGCTCAATCAGGCGCGCGAGGAGATCTCGGACGAACTCGTCGAACGACCGCCCGCCAAGCCGGATACCCCAACGGCCGCGGGCGTGTCTGTTCGCGAAAACGCGTCCGGCCGGGAGAAGGCGGGCTGGGCGTTCGTCGGCGCGGGGATCGCGTCGCTGACGACGTCGGCGGCGTTTTTCACGCTCGCTAGGGTCGAGAACGAAAAGCAGCGCGACGCCGCCGACCGCGAGGACTGGCAGGAACGCGACACGCACTGGGGCCGCACGAACGCCTACGCCAACGCGGGCTGGATCGGAGCCGGGCTCGGCGCGGTCGCGATGGGGACGGGGGGGATTTTGCTGTGGGGTGGAGACGGCGCTTCGGACAAGAATTCGCCGAGCGCGATGCGAACGAGATCGAAAACGCCCGCCTTGGCCCTCGGGCCGTGCGGGGTGAGCGTGCTGATGAACTTCTAGCGTTTCGATAATCTGTAGTTTTGGAGGATGAATCATGCGTTCGTCGACACTGGTCGTGTGCTTCTTTGCGGTTCTTGGGTTTTGCATTACACTTGCCGCGTCATCTTGCGGTGACGACGATGACGTCGAAACATTGTCCGAGTCAAGTATACGTACTTCACATTCGGGAGGAGGAAGTTGGAAGCTGAAGATAGCAAAAACGTCGACATTTGCACTCGCGAAAGCATCCTTGCTTTCAGAAATGCCGAAAACCGATGACGAAGATGAATATATGCGTGTTGATCGTGTAGAAAGAGATCTTCTTTCGTTGCTGGATGTAGCGTGTAAAGAACTTGAAATCGACCCTAACGATCTTTTCGAGCAAGATGTTGAGACGCTTCTATACATAATGATAAGTGGCGGAGAATTCGAAATTAACGGAAAAGGATTGTTGGTTCAAAAGCTATTCAAAGATCAAGATGAGATAGATACTAGTCCCATTGACGGTTATCGTAGAGCAGTTTCCGATAGTTCGTCGGAGTCGCAAGATTATGACTCCACCGTCAGCCAAAACAATTCAAGCACAAATTACTGCAATGAATCGTTGTTAACGGTTGGAAATTATCCAGGTCTGGGAAATTATTATGTATATTTGAAAAATGGGTCTGGTCTAACTTGCCCTGGCGGTACAATAACTAATGCTCAATTGCGAGTCTACGGATGGCAAAATACGGAAAGTAGAAATGTTGCCGTGTGCCGCGCACTAGCATCTTGGGACGAGTGCTCAGTCACGTGGAGTAACAAACCTTCATATACTAGTTGTCAAAATTCAAATTTTAGTTCCGGAACTGGATATCGGTACTTGGAGGCTGATGCCGCTGTATCAGCGTTGTGTCCAAGCAGCCCGAGCAGTTATCGTGGGTTTGTCGTCACAACAGGAACAGGGCCAGATGGATATCAATCGTTCTACTCAAGAGAGAACGGTTCATATTGGGTGTACCTAGTTCTGACTTATGATACATGCGAGCCCAACGCTTGCGACGACGGCAACCCATGTACGACTGACTCATACGACGGTTGCCATTGTCAGCATACGAATAATTCCAATTCGTGCGACGATGGCCAATACTGCACAATCAACGATCATTGCAGCGGCGGTTCCTGCGTGAGCGGAGGAAGCCGAAACTGCGCGAATGCGAACTACTGCGATGGAGTTGAGTACTGCAACGAAGGTACAAATTCCTGTGTTTCTCCCGGAAATCCGTGTTCGGACGACGGCCAGTATTGCAACGGCACGGAGTCGTGTAACGAAGGAGGCGATTCCTGCCAGCATTCCGGAAATCCCTGTCCGGACAACGGTCAGTACTGCGATGGCCCGGAGTCGTGTAATGAAGGGACCAACTCGTGCGATAGCCCGGACCCGTGCGGGGACGACGGGCAGTTCTGCAACGGTGCGGAGGGCTGCAATGAAACGATCAATCAGTGTACACACGCGGGCGACCCATGCGACGCCGGCGAGACATGCAACGAGCCAACTGACCAATGTTTCGACTGTGTTTCGGACGGGGACTGCAACGATGGCAACGCATGCACGGACGACGCGTGTATTTCGAACACATGCCAACACACGAATAACACAAATTCGTGCGATGACGGACTATACTGTACGGTCAACGACCAGTGCGGCGGCGGATCGTGCTCAGGCACGGCAAGGGATTGTGACGACGGCCTATTCTGCACCGGAGTGGAGTCGTGCTCGGAACTGCTGAATCAGTGCACGGCGGGAAATTCACCATGCGGTGCGGAGCAACAGTGCCTGGAGGATAGCGATCAGTGCGTCCAGTGTCTGAGCGCGACGGACTGCGACGACACAAATCCTTGCACCGACGACTCCTGTTCGGTTAGCGGCTCGTGCGAACACGCAAACAACAGCGCGGCCTGCGATGACAGTAATCTCTGCACCGAATCGGATTCCTGCTCAGCGGGAAACTGCATCGGTACTCCGAAGGAATGCACTGAAGGTGAAATGTGCAACGATGCCACGGGAAACTGCGAACCTGCCGCTGACGACGACACTGCGGATGACGACACCGACGACGATGTCGACGATGACACGGATGACGACTCGGCTGACGACGATGCCGACGATGACTCGGACGACGACTCCGGTGACGACGACAGCTTGGATGACGACGCGGCGGACGACGACGACGATGACGATGACGACGACGGCGGCTCGTGCGGCTGCTGATCTCTGAGGCGACGATTGCGGGACTCCGGGTGCGTGGCTCGGAGTCTCGTTGCTATTGCGGGGCACCCAGACTGCCTTGAATCACGTCACTCACCGGACTACCATCGACGCATGAAGACGTCGTATCGGAAGAGGACCGCGAAAGGACTCCCGCCGAAATTCGGAACGAGCCTGCAATTCGCGATGAGCAAAACGCGGGCGATCTGGATCGCCATCGCGATCATCGTGGTCGGGGCCATGTGCGTCACCGCGTGTTTCTCGCGAGACGGCGAGCCGGGGCCTTCCGGATTTGAGCGAATGACCGTCTCTAAATCGAAATCTTCGTACGAAGAGATCGCGGGCATTGACATCGGCTATGGGGCGGATTCCGTCGTCTTCGACGATGCGACCGACTTGTTGTACGCCTCGATTTTCGACCCTGTCGGTACCGTGTTTGTCATTTCCTTGGAAGACCAGTCGATAGCCAAGACCACGGCGGTGAGTCCCGGCATGCATTTGGAGACGGCGCTGGCGGGCGATGGCCGTTTTCTCTTCGTCACCAACTATGACATCCTCTCGTCTCCGGGCGACACCGTCGTCCGGATCGACACGCACGACGGGCTGTCGCAACGCGGAATGACCGTAGGCTCGTGGCCGTGTGGTGTGCGTGCAGACGCGGCGGGAGAGCGGGTGTTCGTCGTCACGGGTTGCGACAATCGGGCCCCGACGGAAGACACCGGAAGCGGCTTCGCAATGATCGATGCCGCTGCGTTTAATGAAGCAAACACCTCGTTTTTTGACGTTCCGGAGACCGAGTTCGGAGAACTGAACGTCGCCGCACCGGACCCTGTGGATCGAAACGTCGTTTATCTACTCTCGGACACCAACGGCGAGAGCAAAAACCACCTGTATTCGATGTCGCTTGAAAACGGCGAGATCGGAGATTCTTTGTCGCTCGAATGCAAGACGGAAGAGTCCTATCCCGGTCGAACCTTCGCAGACATTCGTGTGCGAGAAAACGATATCTGGTTCATGCAGGGTCGTTGCCGGCGACTCGTCGGCATCGACAAGGAGTCGAATTCCGTACTGAAGACGATAGAATTGGGATGTTTTAGTTCGGGGCTGGCGATCCGTCATGACGGAATCGCGGCCGTGTCCTGCATCGAGGATCACGAAATTCGGCTGATCGATCTCTCGAATGGGAAAGAAATCGAAGCGATCCAAGGCGTTCATACGGGGGCTGCGTTGTCCTTCGATGAAACTGGCGATTATTTATTTGTCGCGGATTATTATATCGGCTTAGTTCGAATATTTCGCCGTCAGAATCAGTGATTTATTTTTATTGCAGGGTCTCCAGCCGAATATTGTCGATCCACGCGTGCGCTGCTGAATCGGCGTACAGATCATAGCCGACAATCGAATAGCCAAGATAGGGGACCGGATCTTCGGTCCAAACTTCCGAATTTTCGATCTTTAAGATGCGGGTGACGACACTCGATCGTCGCTCGGTAAAAGTCACATCGACGCCATCCCATAGGATCTCATTGCTCATCCAGACCCCCGCTTCCCACGCATCGTCACCGAGGTATTCGGCGTAGAAGTAGGGGAACACGCTGATCCCCACCGCGTGTCCCGGGTCGGCGAAGCCGTAGATGGCCTGAATGATCGCTCGGTCTCTGTCCAGGCTCTCGGTGAGGAACATCAGCCCGGCGTTCGCTCCCCAAGTCAGGTCGCGGATCTTGATCTCATACGTCAGCCGAATCGGCCCGAACTCGAATCCCATCGCGGCGAGGTCGACATAGGCGTATCCGTGCGTGACCTCGCCGCCTTCCATCGTAAGGAAGAAGCACTCGCAGGTGGGATCCCAGTAGTACTTCTCCGGATCGCTCACGGACCAGCCGGGATCGTCGTGGAAATCCTCGAAGTACGCGAACGGCTCCGACGTCTGTCCGTCGTCGTTCGACTTGTCGAGCAAAGGCGCGCCGGAATCTGCGTCTTCCCGCTCGCCGTCGCGCGCGTAGCAGCCCGCGACGACGATCGTCGCCACGACGACCGACAATCGAATGACGATCCCCGAAATTCGCATTGCCCTACCTCGCCCATGAAGTCACGCCACTATCGCATATCGCGTTCGCCTGTGCCCGTAAAGGGTTGCGTAACCGATGTTGACTTTTTTCAACTCGCCGGAACAATCAAAGGACATGTACATCATCGGAGGGGGAATCGATGCCGGCAACTCACGGACGGTCGTTTTGTCGCGGTTGCGCTCTGGCGGCACTTCTCTTCGCGGCGTCATCTCTTTTTTCCGCCTGCTACTCCCGCTCGGGCGAAGACCCCGGGGACGACGCGTACGTGCCGCCGTCGCTCAGTGCCGCGGAGACGGAGTACGAGCAGGTCGCGGTGGTCGATGTCGGCCTCGGCGTATACGCGATCGCGTACGATCGATTCGCGCGCGTAGTTTACTCCACGCTGTGGGACACGACAGGCGTGGTGAGCTCCATCGCGGTGGACGACGCCGCGATCGTGGATTCGACGATTGTCACGCCGGGTCTGCACGGACGCACGGCACTCGGCGCGGACGGTCGATACCTGTTCGTGACGAACTACGACATAGAAACCGAGCCGGGCGACACGGTCGTGCGTCTGGATACGCAGAATGATTTCGCGCCCGTCGGTCTGGACCTCGGCGTCTGGCCGTGCGGCGCGTTCGCCGATGCCGCAGGCGATCGCGTGTTCGTCGTGACGGGCTGCGACGGACGAAACCCCGTCGAGGACACCGGCAGCGGATTCGCCGTCGTCGACGTGGAAAACTTCGACGCCGATCACGCCGAGTTCATTGCCCTCGACGAGACGACATACGGCGAGACGAAGTCTGTCGTACCCGATCCCGATGACCCGGACTCGGTCTGGTTGCTCGCCCTGCACAACGGCACCGCGAATCTGACGATCCTGCGCGTTACTCTCGCCTCCGGCGACGTCACCGCGTCGCTGCCGATTGTGGCCGAACTCGACGACAACCGGCCCGACGGAACACTGACGACGCTCACTTACGCTGACGGCGCGCTGTGGCTGTCGCAGGGTCACGCGAGCCGACTGCTGAAGATCGAAAAGGATCTTTCCGGAATCGAAGAGGAATACGATCTGCCGTTCCACGCGGCGGGAATCGCGGTGCGTCCCGATGGTGTGCTGGCGATGGCCGATCTCGAGGACCATAAAATTCGTCTGGTCGACCTCGCGGATTTCAGCGAGCTGGCGACGTTCGGCGCGGTCCACACCGGCGGCGCGCTCGCGTTCGACGAGGATGGCGACGATCTGTATGTCGGGGACTCGGTGGTGGGCGTCGTCCGCATCTTTCGGCGCGGCGTGCTGGAGGGCGAATCCGATTGATGCTCAGTCGATCGTCGTGATTCGAATGTTGTCGATCCACCCGTGCGCCGCAGCGCCATCGTAGATGTCGAACCCGACCGAGGAAAACCCCAGGAAAGGCACGGGGTCCTCGGTCCACACCTCCGCATCTTCAATGGCGAGCACGCGGCTCACGATGCCCGAGCGCCGCTCGGTGAGTGTCACGTCGCGACCGTCCCATACGATTTCGTGCGTCATCCAGATGCCGGTTTCCCACGCGTCGTCGCCGAAGTATGTTTCGAACACGAATGGAAATACGCCCAGATACAGCGCGCGGCCGCCGTCGGTTAACGAATACTGCGCGCGTATCACGGCGCGATCGACGTCGAGATCCGGCGTGAGCCACATGAGGCCAAGGTTGGCGCCGTGATTCAGGTCGTCGACTCGTATGTCATACGTCAACCGAATAGGCCCGAACTCGAATCCCATCGCGGCGAGGTCGACGTAGGCGTAGTCGCGCGTGACCTCGCCGCCCTCCATCGTGAGGAAGAAGCACTCGCAGGACGCGTCCCAGAAGTATCGCTCGGTGTCGCTGACCGACCAATCAGGATCGGAGTTGAAATCCTCCGAGTAATCGAATGGCGCGGCCGTCTTGCCCGCGTCGTTCGACTTGTCGAGCAACGGCGCACCGACATCCGCGTCGTCCCGCCCGCCGTCGCGCGCGTAGCACCCCGCAAACAGAGCTGCGAGCAACGCAACGAGCGCGAACATTCTGAGCACGGTGCTGGACTCCGACGGGGATGTGGGATCTATAGCACATCCCCAATATGCTCAACTACCCGGATCTCGCCGCCGATTTCGACGAAGGGCTATTCTGTCCCCCCTCTGAAGGCGAGACACATGAAGGTGGGTCGAATCGAGCCGCCGCATCCGGCAGGCGGCGGTCGCCCGGACGGCGATCACGACGAGGCCACGGGGGACTCTGCTCATGGGCTGCCGGCCCCAGTGAACGGTCGTCAAATCGGCGCCCGTAATTTGACGACGGAGAGGCTCGGACGAGGGCCGACGACCAACGCCGGGCGAGACTTTGGAAAGTGATTCGGTCGAAATTCTCGCTTCGCGTGAGCACGGGATATGACCACCCAGGGTGACGCACGTGCGGATGTTTTTTTTCGAGGCGGGAGCTTGAGCAGGATTTGAGGTCGTCCGGGTTCGAGATGGAGAGAAGGTTCACGACCGGCGGTTTCGCCGCGCCGCTTCGTCGGGCTTCAGGAGCCGGTGGATCTCATCGACCATCTGTCGGAAGTCGAAGTAGGCGACCACGACGACCGCGAGAATTCTGGCGATGGTTCGCATGAGACCTTCCTTGGATGGATTCAAAGGTCTTATGGCGAAAAGGGGAGGGGAATTTTCGGTTGAGGACGGGTGTGAGTTGCCGCGCGGAGTTGCTCGTCTGCGGACTCAGTGCGGACTCAAAAGGAAAACGGGCTTGGCGAAAACCGCCAAACCCGTTGATTTCATTGGCTCCTGGGGAGGGACTCGAACCCCCGACAAGGTGGTTAACAGCCACCTGCTCTACCGACTGAGCTACCCAGGAATACCGCCGCGCGCGGGCGCGACGGCGAATCATATTCGCGGTCTATTCGTTGTCAAGCGGTTGGGGCAATTTTTCGCGGCGTGCGTGGTCGCGGTGCGGGGTTGGCCGCGGTCCGGGTCTCGCGTCGGCGAAGTGTTTGTTGACATTGCCGGGACGATTCCCTATAACCCGGCGGCTCGAAGGGGAAAGGACACCGCCATGGCTTCCAACACGATCGTCACGGAATCCAAACGCAAGCACAAGACGCGCGCGCAGAATCTGCCGCGGAAAAAGAAGCTCGAGCGCGACGGCTCCACGCCGAAGTTCCCAATTCATCCGGACAGGGCGCCCGCCGGCAAGTGATCCGGGGCCCGTCAGCTCCCTCCGCTCGCGTTTCGATATAACCCCCGCTCGTCGATGAACCGACGCACACCCTCGTGCAGCTCGGCGGACGTGTCGCCGCCGCGCGCGATCGTTTCGCGCACGCGCGTGCTCGAAATGTCGTGTTCGGGGATGAGGATGTAGAAGATCCGCGTTTTCGGCGACACGCGCACGATGGCGCGTCGGTCGTCGCCCACGAAATCCTTTCCCCACTCGCCGAGCGGCTCCACCAGCGACGGCAGATGCCAGCCCGGGCGGCGCAGAATCGCCCAATCGGCGAGCGGGAGAACGTCGCCGAGTCGATGCCAACCGGCGATCTCCAGGTACGCGTCCACGCCGAGTAGAAACGTGAGATGTGCGTCCGGGTATTCGCGCGCGACGTCCTGGAGCAGGTAGAGCGTATAGCTCTCGCCCTCGCGACGCACTTCCAGATCGCACGCTTCGAGGCCCGTCTCGCCGCGCGTCGCGATTCGCACCATCTCCAAACGGTCCGCCGCGCTCGCGAAGGGACCTTGGTCTTTGTGCGGCGGTCGCGCGCCGGGTACGAGCAGCACGCGGGCGAGGCCGAGCAGTTCCCGCGCGGCTTGCGCGGCGCGGATGTGCCCGAAGTGGATGGGATCGAAGGTCCCGCCCAGAATTCCAATTTTCTCGCCCGGCATGCGCGGGACCCTATCAAATGCCGCGCACGAAGCAAACCGCATCTCGACAGCAAACGCGATTCTCGACATCATCTGCGCGGCTTGCGCTTCGGGGAGAGGAAAGTGCCGGACATTTTTGCGCAATCGCTGGCGAAACCGCTCGTGCTCGTGCACGCGCTGGCGGGATTTGTCGCGGCGGCGACGGCGATTCATCTCGCCGTGCACGCGACGACGGGCCTTCGGCGCGGCGCGTTTCCCGCGCGGGGACGCACGTACGCTGTCGTGATGGCGTCGGCGTTTGCGGTGTGCGTCGCGACGGGGCTCGCCGCTTACCCGAGCTTTCGCGTCCACATCCGCGGTCTGTTCCTGGATCGATTCGCTCCGGCGATGACGGCGGTTTTCGAGATCAAGGAACACCTGGGCGCGCTGGTCGTTCCGTTCGTGGCGCTCGCGCTCATCTTGGAACGCGCGGCCCGCACGGAGCGATCGGCGCACAGCGCGAAACTTTTCGTCACGACGGCGTGGATCGCGGCGGCGACGCTCGCCGCGTGCGTGGTGATGGGGCTCGTCGTCACGATGGAACGGGGCGTCTGACCCATGAATGCAAAAGCGCGAATTGCGTGGTGGGCGGCGGCGGCGGCGTTTCTGTCGGCACTTCTGATTTCGGACCTCGCGCACTGGGCGCGACCGGTGTACGCGCCCATCGAGCACGCATGGGCGTTCGGGCTCAAGGTTCCCGGCGCGCTCGTTTCCATGCACCTGTTCGGCAAGATCTTCTGGGGTGCGTTCGGAGGCGCGGCGGGATATCTCGCCGGTCTGGCCGGGGGACGCGCGCTCTCGAATGAGGTCGCCGCCGTGCGTCTCGAAAAGTGTCTCGCATGGGCTGCGCTCGCCGTGTTCGTCGCGGCTGTTGCCGTGTACATCGTGGAAAATCTCCACGCGACGCCGGTTCCGCTGGCGTTGCCGGGCCCGCCGCTCGCGGGATAACATCGCCGGGCGATCACAGGCAAAGGACATTTCGTGGACCGCAAAGCCGCACTCGAACTCCTGGAACGCGTCGCGCAGGGCGAAGCAGCGCCGAGCGATGCGCTGGATTCGCTCGCCCGCGAGCCCTTCGAGGATCTGGGTTTCGCCAAGCTCGACCATCACCGCGCGCTGCGTCGCGGGTTTCCCGAGGTGATCTTTGCCGAGAGCAAGACGGCGGGGCAGCTCGTCGCGCTCGTCGGGCGCATGCTCGATTCGTGCTCGCCGCTGCTCGTCACGCGCGTATCGCCCGAGAAGGCGCAGGCGGTGCTCACGGCGTATCCCGATCTCGACTATCACGAGGCGGCGCGGACGCTCGCCAAGGGCGCGCTCGCCGAGGGTGGGCGCGGCGTGATCGCCGTGATCTCGGCGGGGACGTCCGACATCCCTGTCGCCGAGGAAGCGGCGGTGACCGCGCGGGTTTTCGGCAACCGGGTCGAAACGATTTTCGATGTCGGCGTGGCGGGGTTGCACCGGTTGGCGGCGGCGCGCGATGCACTCGGGCGCGCGTCGGTGGTGATCGTCGTCGCGGGCATGGAGGGCGCGCTGGCCTCGGTGGTCGGCGGACTCGTCGCGGTGCCGGTCGTCGGCGTTCCGACGAGCGTGGGCTACGGCGCGAGTTTCGGCGGCGTCGCGGCGCTCCTGTCCATGCTCAATTCCTGCGCGGGCGGCGTGAGCGTGGTAAACATCGACAACGGGTACGGCGCGGCGGTGGTGGCGTCGCTCATCAACAGAGGCGGTCCGGAAGGCATGCGCGGCAGGCCGGGGGAAACCCCGTGACGACGCTTTATCTCGACGCCTTCGCGGGGATCGCGGGCGACATGTGGCTCGCGGCGATGTGCGATCTGGGTTTCGACGAGGCGGAGCTCGCACCGATCCTCGCAGCGCTCGATCTTTCCGCCGATGCGGTGCGGGTCGCCACGGTGCGCCGCGGCGCGTTGGCGTGCCGGAAGTTCGAGTTCGACGAAGTTCACGAACACCATCACCACGATAACCATCACGAGCACGACGTTCATGCGCACGATCACGACCATGCGCACCAAGAAGACGCACACAGCCGGGGGCGGCTGCGCCACACGTCGGATGGTGACCCCGCGCCGCACGAGCACCACCACCATCGGCCGTATTCGCAAATTCGCGACCTGATCGCGTCGCTGCCGTATGCCGCACGCGTGCGCGAGCGCGCGCAGGAGGCGATGGCGAAGCTCGCGGCGGCCGAGGCGAAAATCCACGGCATTGAGATCGACCGGGTGCACTTTCACGAGGTCGGCGCCGAGGACAGCATCGTCGATGTGGTGGGGGTGTGCGTCGCGCTGGAGCGCCTCGGCGTCACGCGGCTCGTTTGTTCGCCGCTGCCGACGGGCACGGGATTCGTCGACTGCGCGCATGGGCGTCTTCCGCTTCCCGCGCCGGCGACGCTCGAATTGATGCGCGGGATGCCGACGTTTCCCTCAGGGCAATCCGTCGAGCAGGTGACGCCGACGGCGGCGGCGTTGCTCGCGGCGCTCGCCGATGAATTCGGCGCCATGCCCGCGGGGGTGATTCGCGCGGTGGGTTACGGCGCGGGAAGCCGCGACGATGGCGGCCCGACGCCCAACGCCGTGCGCGCGGTGCTTCTGGACGAGACCGCGGCGGGCCGCGAAGCCGGCAAGACGCTGCTCGTCGAGGCGAGCATCGACGACATGAACCCGCAACTGTTCCCCGCGCTCTCGGATGCACTCGTGCTCGCCGGCGCGCTCGACGTATGCGCGATCGCGTGCGTCGGCAAGAAGGGGCGGCCGGGGCTTCTGGTGCGCATGGTCGTCAAACCCGATCGGCTCGATGCGGTCAGCGACGCGCTCTTCGCCGAATCGACGACAATCGGCCTGCGGTTCTGGGAGACGGGACGAGTCGTGGGAGAGCGGGAGATGCGGACGGTATCGACCGAGTTCGGCCCGGTCGGTGTCAAGATCACGCGGCGGATGGGTCGCATCGTGAACGTCCAGCCGGAGTATCGCGATTGCGAGGCGGCGGCTCGGTCGAACCGCGTGGCCGTGAAGCGCGTGATGCAGGCCGCGTCGGCGGCGAGTCTCGATTTTTGGACGGAATAACGACGGGAAATCAGCCGCCGCAGATGCCGCCGCCGTCGTCCTCGTCACGCTCTTTCTTCGGCGAATCGACCGTGACCGTGACGGCCGCGGAGTCGCTTTTTCCGAGCGCGTCGGTGACCGTGAGGACGACGTTGAATTCCCCGCCCTCGGTGAATGTGTACTCGATCGACGGTCCCTGCTTCAGTTCCAGATCGGGCAACGACCAGGAATAGTGATCGAGGTTGTTGTCGGGATCGGTCGACGCTTCGCCGGAAAATTTGATCGTGAGCGGCGCGCGTCCCGAAAGCTTGTCGGTCACGATGACGGCGTCGGGCGGACTGTTGGGGGCGACCTCGCCGAGGTAATCCAGAGCCTCGGCGGCATCGACCTCGCCGTAGCCGATCATCTCGTCCCAATCTTCGTAATCCGAGCGCGCGGTGTCGATCATGGCCTTCTTGATGTCTTCATTCAGGTACGCGTTCGGTCCGACCGCCGCGATCAAGAGTGCCGCGACACCCGCCGCGTGCGGACTGGCCACCGAGGTGCCGTAGGCGCCGTAATATCCGATCCCCTCGGCACCCCAGGTCTGCTGGACGATGCCTTCACCGGGGGCGACGAGCGCGAGTCCGTCTCCGTAATTCGAGAACGAGGATCGCTGCACCGACCCGCTGCTTCCGTGCGGGGCGGATGAGCCGATCGCGATGGTGTTGGCATACCCCGCCGGGTAGTTGACCCACGATGTGCCGTCGTTTCCGGTGGCCGCGAAAACCATCAGGTTGTTGTCGTGGGCGTAATTGACGGCGCTGTTCGAAACTCCGGAGAAATCGCCGCCGCCGAGCGACATGTTGATGACGTGCGCGCCGTTGTCCGTCGCCCAGTTGATGGCCGAGGCGATGTCGCCGTCGTACGCGCCGCCGTCGCCGTCGGGAAACACCTTGAGCGGCATGATCTTCGCGCTCGGCGCGATTCCCGCGCAGCCGATCCCGTTATTCGTCGCTTCGGCGATGACGTTGGCGACGTGCGATCCGTGGCCGATGAAGTCCTGCACGTTGTCGTCTCCGCCCCAGAAGTCGTAGGGATCGACCAGCTCGGCGGCGTCGTCCATCCCCGAGCGGTAGCCCGAGTCGATGACGGCCACGATGATGCCTTCGCCGAAGGTCGTCTCCCAGGCGTCGGGAACGTTGATCTGCGGAAAATTCGACTGGTACGACGCGTACATCGGGTCGTTCGGCGAAAACGACGGCTCATGACGGTAGTCGGGCCACGCCGATTCGATTCCCGGCACGGCCGCGGCGGCGTCGAGGGCTTCCCCGAGCGACCAGTCCGCAGGGACGGCGAGGGTGAGAAACGCCGTGTGGGCGGGCAGGGTGATGGTGGCCTTTTCGGTGGGTGACACCGCACGGATTCGCCCGTCCAGCGTGTGGATGCGCGAAACACGCAGTCCCTCGGCGGCGATCAGCCCGGGCAATTTCGCGTCTTGCGGCACGCTCGGAATCACGAGAATCCGGTCCGCCGCCGCGAGATGACCGTGGTATTCCGCGTCGCCGGCGAACGCGGGCGTCGCGACCGCGCACAGGATCGAAAACAGAACCGCGAAACGAAACGTCATTCCAACTCTACCCTTCCGAATGGCCGGTGACGGCCCTTATAGGCTACGGCAGCCTGAAAAAACAACCATGAGCGACGGCAGGATTGCGACTCAAAACTTGACGGGTATCGCGAAGATTCGACGCACCGCGTCGAAATAGCCCAAAAAATATTCGTTGCACCCCCCGGGGTTTTCGTGTAAACAGCGGCGCAATCGCTTCGATGACGAAGCCTTGGAGGAACCCCGATGA is a genomic window of Deltaproteobacteria bacterium containing:
- a CDS encoding S8 family serine peptidase; the encoded protein is MTFRFAVLFSILCAVATPAFAGDAEYHGHLAAADRILVIPSVPQDAKLPGLIAAEGLRVSRIHTLDGRIRAVSPTEKATITLPAHTAFLTLAVPADWSLGEALDAAAAVPGIESAWPDYRHEPSFSPNDPMYASYQSNFPQINVPDAWETTFGEGIIVAVIDSGYRSGMDDAAELVDPYDFWGGDDNVQDFIGHGSHVANVIAEATNNGIGCAGIAPSAKIMPLKVFPDGDGGAYDGDIASAINWATDNGAHVINMSLGGGDFSGVSNSAVNYAHDNNLMVFAATGNDGTSWVNYPAGYANTIAIGSSAPHGSSGSVQRSSFSNYGDGLALVAPGEGIVQQTWGAEGIGYYGAYGTSVASPHAAGVAALLIAAVGPNAYLNEDIKKAMIDTARSDYEDWDEMIGYGEVDAAEALDYLGEVAPNSPPDAVIVTDKLSGRAPLTIKFSGEASTDPDNNLDHYSWSLPDLELKQGPSIEYTFTEGGEFNVVLTVTDALGKSDSAAVTVTVDSPKKERDEDDGGGICGG